Sequence from the Asterias amurensis chromosome 14, ASM3211899v1 genome:
TTTTCTGCCTCCTCTATATCTTTGACGAGATTACCACCGAAGAAGAAATCCATCGAGGGTGCTTTCTTTTTCAAAGAGTCGAAACGCTTGTCGAGTAGATCGTCAAAGGCATGTTGGCGAGCTACGGCAAGGCTCTGGCTAGCTGATCCCAGCAAGATAAGCGCAGAAGTAACATGTTCCTTCACCATGGTAGCATCGATAGCATCAGGGCACAAGGGGTCTGCTAGAGCATCAAAAAGATGAACCAAGGGGAGGGCAGACTTGAGAACATGGCCATGAGAATCTTTAAGGCGGTCATCTTGTGACACCAAGGAGGATCGAGCTTCTTTAAAGGAAGACTTTACCTGGCTAGGAAGTTCTGGAGCTTTGAAGAATTTTTCTTGCTCTGTAGGGATGAGATTATTTGAAAGTTCTTCTTTAATCTCCTCATGTCCAAGCTTGTTGGTGCGAAGTTGTTCCCACCAAGAAAGAACCTTGTCAGTCACTGGAGTACCGATTGATTTGCAATGCGGGTTGCGGAAGCCATGACTGTCGGATCCGGACGTACCCGAGGCCGAAGCCCCATCAGTATCGGTGATAAAACGATCGGCGGCGTCGGAGTTTGCGGCAGAAACATCGTGACTAACCTGGTCAATAACTCCAGATTCCCAAGCGACGGGGTTCGGAAGAGCTAGGGAAGATGCAGGAGAAGCAGCGGGGTACTGCTGTCGCTGATTTTGTGGCCAATGGGCTGTCAAAGGTTGTCCATATTGTCCGAACATGAACGGATTCATCCCACCGTAAAACGGGTACATGGGCGGCGCCATGTTGGTATACTGCCCTCTAGCGTCAGCAGGAAAATTCCACTGTTGTTGAGCGGTCCCTGCCGTGATGTTTCCGGTTGGAGGGGCAACCCAAGGCGAGGTAAAACCCGTACCGGTGTTTGCAACAAACTGTGCCTGTGGAACTCGAGAAACTCTCGGGGCCATGGACGGAGAATGCCGTTGGGAAGAAGGGCAAGGCGACCCTTTCTCTGGCTCAAGGTTCTGTAACTGTGCCTTTGCACGTTCTCCTCCCGCCCAAGGCAAGGCGGGGTCAGTTTCTTTACTTCGCTCGTCGACCCAAGGCGAGGTCGGAGCAGAAGAAATTGTAGCAGGTTTCTTGTTTTTCTCCCCAGCAGCAGGCGGAGGAGCCGTCTTActggatgtttttgttttcttggtcGTGGAAGACATGATGCACAGGAAACGTTGTCAAAACTTCGTTGCTAAATGTAGTAAGAAGTAGTAAGGTAACGTACGTAAAACTATAAGGACTAAGAGTGCGTGAATAACACGTGCGCGCAGACCGTACCACTAAGAACAAAGACATGCTTCAATGGTTTGGAGAGGTATTTA
This genomic interval carries:
- the LOC139947572 gene encoding uncharacterized protein, with the translated sequence MSSTTKKTKTSSKTAPPPAAGEKNKKPATISSAPTSPWVDERSKETDPALPWAGGERAKAQLQNLEPEKGSPCPSSQRHSPSMAPRVSRVPQAQFVANTGTGFTSPWVAPPTGNITAGTAQQQWNFPADARGQYTNMAPPMYPFYGGMNPFMFGQYGQPLTAHWPQNQRQQYPAASPASSLALPNPVAWESGVIDQVSHDVSAANSDAADRFITDTDGASASGTSGSDSHGFRNPHCKSIGTPVTDKVLSWWEQLRTNKLGHEEIKEELSNNLIPTEQEKFFKAPELPSQVKSSFKEARSSLVSQDDRLKDSHGHVLKSALPLVHLFDALADPLCPDAIDATMVKEHVTSALILLGSASQSLAVARQHAFDDLLDKRFDSLKKKAPSMDFFFGGNLVKDIEEAEKANKLASKVVKGTSGSTSLSSKKSRFSPYSSAVARKFRGGRTFRGGRSFNNSTSYGNGRSSWSTRSNTFKGNRNADDKSKK